From the genome of Streptomyces sp. NBC_01304:
GACGCCCAGACATGGACCGGTCCAGGGTCTGACTGATGCCGAGCTCAGCCAGACGCTCCTCTTCGGTCTGTGTGACGCTCGGGATGTCCAATGGCATGACGGTGACCTTCTTCCGTGATGGCAAAAGCAGGGTGAATAGGGGCTGTTAGGGCTCGACCACGCGGATGCCTAGGGCGCTGATGCCTTGATGGCCCATTTCCGGTGGCGTGTGAAGAGCGTTTGCGCTTCCCCGCAGTAGCTCCACGGAATATCCGTGGCGTACGGGCCTATGGTGTCGAATATCTCCGCGGCTTCCCTGTGCTGGCCCGCGAAGGACAGGGCATGGACGAGGTAGTTGGCGTCCTCGTGAATGGCGGCATGAGGGCTCAAGGGGGCCCGGAAATCCCACCAGTTCGCCCACGCCTGCTGTGTCGAAGGGTTGTCCGTCCAGGGGTGAACCGTCAGCCCATACCGGTGCCCTTCCGTCTCCATCCGCACGCGATGGGATTCGGCGAGGGCGACCAAGGGCAGGGTGTGAATCGGCAAGCCGCGGGGCGCATGAGCGCACTGCTCCTGTGCCCAGTGGAACATTTCGCCCGCTATGCCGTGCCATGCGGGGAACATGTAGGTGAGGAGCTCGTGGTGTGCCTCCCTGTTCCACGGGTCACGCACTACCAGTTGCTCCCACACCTTCTGTACGGTCGCTCGCCATTGCCGGTCACGGTCTGGAGAGTGGTAGCGCAGGAGGGCGAGCATGACGACGTACGGCGCCGGATCGGGGGGAAGGGCTTCGCAGGCGGCGTCGCACGATTCCCACGCCTGTGCCATCTCCGCGTTGTTACCTTGTCCCCGCGGGCCGGCCATCGACCGTAAGGCCTGGACGGTGGCCAGAAGCGACAGGGCGTGGGGAGATCGAGGTTCGGCCTGAGCCCAGGTGTCGGCGAAGGTCAGCCGCGCCCCGGCGCGGGCCAAGGCCTGGAGGCGGAAGATGCGCCGGTCCCAGTTGCTGCCGGTCGCGGCCAGCAGTTCCCGGACACCTTCCCAGCGGCCCATCGCTGCGTCCTCCATGACCGCCCGGAGCGGGGTGTCGTCTCGCGCCGGATGCCGGTCAAACGCTGATGTATGTCTCATGGCTATTCCGGCACCCTTGCTTTGGAAGGGTGCAGCGATGATTCGCCGCGCTTCGTGGCGACTTTGGCGAACATCTTGAGTCCTCCGAGATGCGTACGCGACTGCGGGATCCAACGTAGAAGTGCGGTAAGGCGAACCATCAGGTGGCCGACTCACAGTGATTGCCGCGCTGTTAGAAGTTGATCTCGCCGATCATCTCCGCCACGCGTGACGTGGCTCGGGCAATCGTCGGCGCGACCGATGAGCTGGCCAGGTAGAAGCCCAGAAGAACGGAGATGATCGCGTGTCCGGCGTTCAACCCGCCCTTCTTGATGAACAGGAAGACGAGGATGGCCAGTAGTACAACGGCGGAGATGCTAATGGCCACCGGTACCCCCCCGGTCAGCACCAGACGTTGAGCCGTCGAAAGGGCGCGAGGATCGAACGGGCGGTTTGGCCCGTCCGGTCTCTCGCTGCTGATGAGGAGCTAGCACGCGTTCTCCCGTGCATCTCGACGTGTCGTTACTAACCCGCGACCGTGCGGCAGTTCGGTCAGGATTGGTCGAAGCCCAAGACTCGTCGATGCGGCGTTGTTGCGCACATTTCAAGAGTGATATCGCTGAGGCGATTACCCATGTTGCCGCCGATGCTGAACCCTCCAGCCTGAGCATCGTTGTGGCCAAGTGCAGCCCACCTCGCGGCTATGAATGCCTGGGAACTCGCAAATCGGCCGCTGTGGAAGTCTGTCACCAGGTCGTCGTGTCGGCAGCGAGCTACCCGTCATGATGGCGATCACCGCGGGTCCGACAACACGCATCGACATGTTCCACGGCCACGGCCTGGTCCCACCGCGGGCGCAGGCAGCGCCATTCCGCCGGCGCCCTTGAAGCATTTGGCCGAGGCGGGCAGGCGACGGATGTGACAGCGTCCCGAGTGGCTGTCCTACCCGACATCCTCTACGCAGTGAACACGAGTTCCGACTCGGCAAGGATGTCCCGGCCGAGGACTGCCAGGTAGACCTCATCGACAGTGCCGTACGAGGCCTGGGTGACGTCGAGCCCCAGAGCCGCAGCTGCCTTGTGCACCGAGTTCTCGTCTGGTCCTTCGACCTCAAGGAATGTGGGAAGGTCGGGCCAGGTGTCGATGTCGAAGGCGACGCTGTTGAGTTTCCACTCCTCGCGGTAGTTCTCCTGGTAGCGCAGAGCGGTGAAGCCCATCGCCTCCAGCAGCGTCTTCGTCGAGTCGAAGTTGCCGACCTCGACCTCGGCTTCGAGAGTGGTGTCGATTGCCGACACGTTCGACGTCACCTGTTTGTAGGTGAGGAATGTCCTCTCGCCCTGCTGTCGGAGGCGGAGCCAGCCACCGCGGGCCTCGATGTAATTGTTCTTAAATACGATTCGCCGCATGAGCGTGCGGGGCATCGCGCAGACAGCCGATTGGGACGTCAGGTACTCGGTGATCTTCGACGGGTCGATTTCGAGGAACCGTGCTTCGAACTCAGTACGCATCTCTCTCTTCCTGCTCGTGGCCTGCGCTGATCAGGGCCGGGGTGGCGGACGTGCGCAGGAGTTGCTCGTCGGGGTACTCGAGGGAAGAGCGGCGGGTACGCCTTCCACTCTCTTGGCCGGCAGGGGAACAAGTGCTGCAACACGGCTTCCTCCGGGAAGGTGCCTCAATAGCGCCTTCGAGGCTGATGAAGCGCGAACGGTCATTGCCCTCTGCGGTTGCCTCTGACTTGTTGTGCCGGACTGGCGGAGCCAAGGACGACCAGCACCGACTTCCGGATCGGTTCTGCTCGTTTGGCGGTGGACAACGGAGGCTCCGATGGCAGAAACCATCGACGAACATGCGCGATGGCCGCAGCATCCCTGCGCTCTTGCATGGCCAAATGAGCACAATCACGCGCTTCGTCCCCGCCTGCGTGCTGCAAGAGCCCTCAGGCTGGCGGGCAAAGGGCCCGTGCGCACATTCCGTGGGTGATATCACTTGAGTGATTCCGGTTGTGGGCATGGAAGTTGAGGTCATATGCCGTCGCCGAACGGGGAGGCATGACGTGTTGCAGCAGGCGCCAAGGCGCTGTGAACAGTGCAGCTATCCACTGAGTCGGTACAACCCAGAGAGCTACTGCTCTTCCTGCGAACGTTCCAGGGCTGCTGCGGTCCAGCATGCCCTGAAGGTGCCAGACCGGGTGTGGAGCGACCCGGATGTCCGCCAGGCACTCGCTACCTGGGACTTTGGCAAGGCAAGCCGTCTCGTACGCCAACGAGGCTCCCTGCGGCAGGCCGACTTAGCGCAACTCACTGGACTGGGGCAGGCGTTCCTATCCATGCTGGAGGCAGGCAACCGCCGCCTCACCCACATAGACAAGATCATTGAGTTCCTGACAGGACTTGGTGTCCCGGCGGACCTCGCTCCCGTGTCACTCCCACGCACTGCTGCTGGCAGGCCTCGGCAGGAGCCCACCGACCTACTCGGAGGGGACCTTGACTCTGCTTTGCCCTGGACAACGCACCGTATGGTGACGGCACTGGGCACCGCAGTTGGAGGTAGCGAGATGGACCGCCGACAATTCCTCGCCGTGAGTGGTCTTTCGCTCACCGCTCTTGTGCATCAATGGAGCACAGCCGAGGCCGAGCCACTAGTCCGAGCAGCACGGGGTAGTCGCCTTACCAATGACCTGCTCGATACCTTGCAAGCAACCACCGACAGTCTTCGCACGATGGACGCGAGCGCCGGCAGCGGCACCCTTGCAGATCTCGGTGACGCGCACCTGCAGTTTCTGAAACGTCTCTTGCAGCAGGCAACGTACGACGACGCAACTGGGCAACGTCTCGCAGCTATTGTCGCCGACACCGCTACTCAAACTGGATGGTTCACTTTCGACTCAGGGGAACACAACCGAACCCCCGCCTACCTGCTGGCTGCACTCCGTGCCGCCAAGGCATCCGGGGACATTCGCCTCGGAGCTGGCGCGCTGTCTTACATAGCGATCCTCGGCTACTCAACCGGGCAACCTGGTGACGCCGTTACTGCCGCACGAGCTGCTCGAGAGAAGATCAAGGGGCTAGGTACCCCCGCACTTGAAGCCATGCTGCTCACTAGGCAGGCCCGCGGACACGCCAAGCTCGGAGAGCGTCAAGCTGCGTATTCCGCGCTCGGGCGGGCTGCTGAACTCTGCGCTCAGGGCCGCTCGGAGCGAGATCCGCACTGGTTGTACTGGATCAATGAGGGCGAGATCGATGGGCAGGCCGGCAGTTGCTACGTCGACCTGGGCGACCCGCAACGTGCCGTGACCAGCTTCAACCAGGCTCGGGACATACTCCATCCGGCGCGCACCAAGGGTCTATTTCTGTCGAGAGCGGCTGCTGCCTACATCGAGCAAGGAGAGGTTGAAGCTGGATGTGTGACCGCGCATGAAGCCCTGGACCTTGCAGAACGGCTCCAGTCAGCCCGCCTGAACGAACACATCGAGACCATGCTCAACGCGATCACGCCAGTGACGCACGCACCGTACGCTCGGGACCTACTGGAACGTGCCGCCGCTGTGACGGGAGCAAGGAGCCGAACGTGATCGGGGCCAAGCAGATCCTGGTGTTGTGGGACATCGACCGAACACTGCTGTACGTCGGTGACATCGACCGGCAGGTGTATCGCGAGACCTTTGCCGAAGTCGTCGGCCGACCGGCCGAGCGCCTCCCGGCGCGCGGGACTGGTGTCACCATGCCCCTCGCGATCCGCGCACTACTCTTGGACAACGGCGTTCCCGAGAACGAGGTGCCTGAGCTGCTGCCGCGGATGGTGAAGCTGCTACCTGAGCGTCTCGCCGCTCATGCAGAAGCCCTTCGGAAGCAGGGAGTGCTCATGCCCGGAGCTGTGGTGGCGCTACAAGCAGTACACGAACACCCCACTTGTGTTCCGACTGTCGTCACCGGCAACCTCAAGCCGAACGCGCTACAGAAGCTCGCAGCCTTTGATCTCGACGGCTACCTCGACGCTGAAATCGGTGGGTTCGCCTCCGATGATGACCACCGGCCCGCGCTCGTCGCCGTCGCACAGAAACGCGCTCAGGCCAAGCACGGCGCTGTCTTCACCCGCACGAATACCGTGATCATCGGAGACTCCCTCGAGGACGTCCGAACGGGGCTCGAAGGCGGAGCCCTAGTCATCGGGATCGCCTCCGGGAAGACCACGACCGAAGAACTCAAAGAGGCGGGCGCGGACGCCGTCTTCGACAGCCTCAAGGACGAAGTGCGACTGTTGGCATTTATCAACTCCCTTACGGGTAAAGGGTGCTGAACGAACGATCGTGCTTGCGGATTGCTCCATTGCGGACCTGGAGCTGTCGATCTCCCTAGAGGAGACAGGTCACTGTCACGGTTCGGCCATCCAATCCTCGATGCCGCGAA
Proteins encoded in this window:
- a CDS encoding class IV adenylate cyclase produces the protein MRTEFEARFLEIDPSKITEYLTSQSAVCAMPRTLMRRIVFKNNYIEARGGWLRLRQQGERTFLTYKQVTSNVSAIDTTLEAEVEVGNFDSTKTLLEAMGFTALRYQENYREEWKLNSVAFDIDTWPDLPTFLEVEGPDENSVHKAAAALGLDVTQASYGTVDEVYLAVLGRDILAESELVFTA
- a CDS encoding XRE family transcriptional regulator produces the protein MVTALGTAVGGSEMDRRQFLAVSGLSLTALVHQWSTAEAEPLVRAARGSRLTNDLLDTLQATTDSLRTMDASAGSGTLADLGDAHLQFLKRLLQQATYDDATGQRLAAIVADTATQTGWFTFDSGEHNRTPAYLLAALRAAKASGDIRLGAGALSYIAILGYSTGQPGDAVTAARAAREKIKGLGTPALEAMLLTRQARGHAKLGERQAAYSALGRAAELCAQGRSERDPHWLYWINEGEIDGQAGSCYVDLGDPQRAVTSFNQARDILHPARTKGLFLSRAAAAYIEQGEVEAGCVTAHEALDLAERLQSARLNEHIETMLNAITPVTHAPYARDLLERAAAVTGARSRT
- a CDS encoding HAD family hydrolase; the protein is MIGAKQILVLWDIDRTLLYVGDIDRQVYRETFAEVVGRPAERLPARGTGVTMPLAIRALLLDNGVPENEVPELLPRMVKLLPERLAAHAEALRKQGVLMPGAVVALQAVHEHPTCVPTVVTGNLKPNALQKLAAFDLDGYLDAEIGGFASDDDHRPALVAVAQKRAQAKHGAVFTRTNTVIIGDSLEDVRTGLEGGALVIGIASGKTTTEELKEAGADAVFDSLKDEVRLLAFINSLTGKGC